One Streptomyces dangxiongensis genomic window, GGTGCGGTGGCCCAGGCGCCCACCCAGGTGCCGGTGGAGGCGGGGGCGGCGGCGGAGTCGCGGTGCGGGCGGCTGTCGGCGAGGGTGCCGCGGACGGTGCCGGCGGTGCCGTCATCGGCCGCGACGGTGACGTAGATGGCGGCGGAAAGGGCCGCGACCAGCGCGACGAGCGCGCACAGGACGGCATAACCATGACGCTTGGTCATGCTTGTGTTGTTCTCCTCGGGAGATGGGAGCCCGAGGCTCCGATCTTGCTGAGCCCATGATCCGTCATGGGCCGGGGAGATCTGACAGGACCCTGCCACTACTCCCGTAGAGACAGACGCCGGGAACCCCGGTTTCGTTCCAGAAGTCGGTCGGACAGGGACAATTGTGTGCGGGATCACCGAACGGGTGGAGCTGATGGAACCTACCGAGACGGGAACGCAGGGACGGGGCACGTCGTACCGGACCATGACCGCGTTCACCCCGGCCGACGAGGAGCGCCGGCGCGGGGTGCGGCGGATGAAGCTGACGGCGGCGGGGCTGCTGCTGCTGGTGGCCGTGGTGTACGTGCTGGCGAAGGTGGCCGGCCACGCGGGAGCCGGGACGTGGACGGGCTATGTGGCGGCGGCGGCCGAGGCGGGCATGGTGGGCGCGCTCGCCGACTGGTTCGCGGTCACGGCGCTCTTCCGGCACCCGCTCGGCCTGCCCATCCCGCACACCGCGATCATCCCCAACAAGAAGGACCAGCTAGGCGTCTCGCTGGGCGAGTTCGTCGGGGAGAACTTCCTCTCCGAGGACGTCGTACGGCAGCGGCTGCGCGCGGTCGGGATCGGCGGCCGGCTCGGCACCTGGCTCGCGGAGCCGGAGCACGCCGACCGCGTGACGGCGGAGCTGGCCACCGCGCTGCGCGGCGCGCTGACGGTGCTGCGGGACTCGGACGTGCAGGCGGTGGTCGGCGAGGCGATCACCCGGCGGGCGGACGCCCGGGAGATCGCGCCCCGACTCGGCACGATGCTGGAGAAGGTCGTCGCCGACGGCGGGCACCGGCGCGTGGTCGACCTGGTGGTGACCCGCGCCCACGACTGGCTGGTGCTCCACCGCGACGACGTGATGGTGGCCGTGGAGGGCGGCGCCCCCGGCTGGACCCCGCGGTTCGTGGACCGCAAGGTCGGCGAGCGGGTCTACAAGGAGCTGCTGCGCTTCGTCATCGAGATGCGGGACATGCCCTCCCATCCGGCGCGCGGCGCCCTCGACCGCTTCCTCACCGACTTCGCCGCCGACCTGCAGTCCGACACGGACACGCGCGCCCGGGTGGAACGGCTCAAGACCGAGGTGCTGGGCCGGGGCGAGGTGCAGGAGCTGATCGCGTCCGCGTGGACGGCCGTACGGTCGATGATCGTGGCGGCGGCGGACGACGAGCGCAGTGAGCTGCGGCTGCGGGTGCGGGCCGCGCTGCTGTCGCTGGGCACGCGGATGGCGACCGAGTCGAAGGTGCAGGGA contains:
- a CDS encoding DUF445 domain-containing protein yields the protein MEPTETGTQGRGTSYRTMTAFTPADEERRRGVRRMKLTAAGLLLLVAVVYVLAKVAGHAGAGTWTGYVAAAAEAGMVGALADWFAVTALFRHPLGLPIPHTAIIPNKKDQLGVSLGEFVGENFLSEDVVRQRLRAVGIGGRLGTWLAEPEHADRVTAELATALRGALTVLRDSDVQAVVGEAITRRADAREIAPRLGTMLEKVVADGGHRRVVDLVVTRAHDWLVLHRDDVMVAVEGGAPGWTPRFVDRKVGERVYKELLRFVIEMRDMPSHPARGALDRFLTDFAADLQSDTDTRARVERLKTEVLGRGEVQELIASAWTAVRSMIVAAADDERSELRLRVRAALLSLGTRMATESKVQGKVDSWVEGAAVHVVTTYRKEITSLITDTVAGWDAEHTTRKIEAHIGRDLQFIRINGTVVGSLAGLLIYTVSRGLGA